The Aphis gossypii isolate Hap1 chromosome 3, ASM2018417v2, whole genome shotgun sequence genome includes a region encoding these proteins:
- the LOC114126646 gene encoding rap guanine nucleotide exchange factor 1 isoform X4, producing the protein MRSPSHSAISSRSGSPKNGLPKQRHASSGSSPKRSLNDIDFNVRQVQIALRHFLDVVTKNKLEMLPGNGTVVLETVTTICGVFKSYDINEQSSLVVSALNQVYQSVAKLIKLCDDVLIFGEKAINTDNVSDILRLVELAIQNLVSLTNDKLNHGVLKTVYKDEDSLKLPDELKQRVSLPDIPLTPREREILEQTSNHSFDTVDCNPPSKPPLPDRTWLKKIDQNNSPPPLPPKRRTGHNNTKHAVYNLSLEPLSLSDRSSSIGSLDSILNDDEVNIAMSNDDSSFLTNDANHVCGYCNCSSSSASVDQGNEKRISPFSEYPPQHTMVEKKTAFIHQASNQVWTHSKSTTIHQITNRTVVSNEINCLTSKEEIPPPVPEKKRVVRQRLRSTYDNLSMDEMATQYNFHRNNSHCSIQALTHTASLDNPTVDPSNPPPLPLKKKHMFHSVAYSVMAYMEMFGNCTHGNTTEFLRHSVHTYTMLHQSNWHSPQKYQSEIQSYSVENSCQQYYFTNDSDPPALPPKRGKIMTSPYRELTPPNSPNKVYITEVVSTPIQTQCLEIQDVTPSTIEQPLQTDISEVNIMEELNVSQWLLFKKPEEDGPLVRGGHADALVVHATNAVKNDFMYQEAFLTTYRTFISPLELIQKLCMRHQRFQNSGDLNRQRAGRESFSLLVRVVSDLTLTDLDNEVLQILMEFVYQLLCAGDLTMAKALRVKLLERYQAKMVHNTSINALLPSQNIYTRQATLLDYKTELIAEQMTMLDSELFMKIEIPEVLIWVKEQNEERSPNLTEFTEHFNKMSYWARSRILEQNEAKERERYVLKFIKIMKSLRKMNNFNSYLALLSALDSAPIRRLEWQKYITEGLKEYCALIDSSSSFRAYRQALADTNPPCIPYIGLVLQDLTFVHIGNNDYISDNIINFSKRWQQFNIVENMKRFKKGCYNFKKHDHIIAFFNNFDEFLCEEAMWQISESIKPRGSKKTT; encoded by the exons ATGCGATCGCCTAGTCATAGTGCCATCAGCTCCAGAAGTGGTTCTCCAAAAAATGGTTTGCCAAAGCAAAGACATGCTTCATCTGGAAGTAGTCCTAAGCGGTCCCTTAATGATATCGACTTTAATGTTAGACAA gttcAGATAGCCTTAAGACATTTCCTTGACGTAGTAACaaagaataaattagaaatgttGCCTGGAAATGGTACAGTAGTTTTAGAAACTGTAACAACAATTTGTGGGGTATTTAAATCATACGATATTAATGAGCAAAGTTCATTGGTTGTATCTGCTTTAAATCAAGTATACCAAAGTGTAGCAAAACTGATTAAGCTATGTGATGATGTTCTCATATTTGGAGAAAAAGCAATCAATACAGATAATGTATCAGATATACTGCGTTTAGTTGAGCTTGCTATtcag AACTTGGTATCATTAACTAATGACAAACTTAACCATGGTGTACTTAAAACTGTGTACAAAGATGAGGATTCATTGAAACTTCCTGATGAACTTAAGCAAAGAGTTTCTTTACCAGATATACCATTAACACCGAGAGAAAGAGAAATATTAGAACAAACGAGTAATCATTCCTTTGATACGGTTGACTGTAATCCTCCTTCAAAGCCACCTTTACCTGATCG AACATGGTTAAAAAAGATTGACCAAAATAATTCTCCTCCTCCTTTACCACCAAAACGTCGTACTGGACATAATAACACCAAGCATGCTGTATACAACTTATCTTTAGAGCCATTAAGCCTTTCTGATAGGTCTTCCTCAATTGGTTCActagattcaattttaaatgatgatgAAGTTAACATTGCTATGTCCAATGATGATAGTTCTTTTTTAACTA atGATGCCAATCATGTATGTGGCTATTGTAACTGTTCTTCCAGTTCTGCTTCAGTGGATCAAGGCAATGAAAAACGGATATCTCCTTTTTCTGAGTATCCACCTCAACATA cCATGGTTGAAAAGAAAACTGCATTTATTCATCAGGCATCTAATCAAGTTTGGACACATTCTAAATCCACAACAATACATCAAATCACTAATAGAACTGTAGTATCAAacgaaattaattgtttaacatCAAAGGaagaa atTCCACCACCAGTGCCAGAAAAAAAACGAGTGGTCAGACAAAGGCTAAGGTCGACTTATGACAATTTATCTATGGATGAAATGGCCACACAATATAACTTCCATAGAAATAATAGTCATTGTAGTATTCAAGCGTTAACACATACTGCATCACTTGATAATCCTACAGTTGATCCTTCAAATCCACCACCTTTAccattaaaaaagaaacata tgTTTCATTCGGTGGCATATTCTG TAATGGCATACATGGAAATGTTTGGCAATTGTACGCATGGGAATACTACGGAATTTCTGCGCCATTCTGTTCATACCTACACAATGCTTCATCAAAGTAATTGGCATTCACCTCAAAAGTATCAGAGTGAAATCCAAAGTTACAGTGTTGAAAATTCttgtcaacaatattattttaccaa TGATTCTGATCCACCAGCATTACCGCCCAAACGAGGTAAAATAATGACATCTCCTTATAGAGAACTGACGCCACCTAATTCTCcgaataaagtatatataacaGAAGTTGTATCGACTCCTATACAAACTCAGTGTTTAGAAATTCA GGATGTTACACCGAGTACTATTGAACAACCTCTACAAACTGATATTAGTGAAGTTAACATTATGGAAGAATTAAATGTATCCCAAtggctattatttaaaaaaccagAAGAAGATGGACCACTTGTTCGTGGTGGACATGCAGATGCTCTAGTAGTTCATGCAACAAACGCAGTTAAAAATG ATTTTATGTATCAAGAAGCATTTTTAACAACATATAGAACATTTATTTCACCTTtagaattaatacaaaaactatGCATGCGACACCAAAGATTCCAAAATTCAGGTGATTTAAATAGGCAAAGAGCTGGCCGAGAATCATTTTCTCTATTAGTTAGAGTAGTTAGTGATTTAAC TTTAACAGACTTAGATAATGAAGTGCTGCAAATTCTCATGGAATTTGTGTATCAACTATTATGTGCTGGAGATTTAACCATGGCAAAAGCACTTAGAGTTAAACTTTTGGAAAGGTATCAGGCAAAAATGGTACATAATACTTCAATTAATGCTCTATTACCatctcaaaatatatacactcgTCAAGCTACCTTATTAGACTATAAAACAGAACTTATTGCTGAACAAATGACAATGTTGGATTCAGAACTATTCATGAAAATTGAGATACCTGAAGTTTTAATTTGGGTCAAGGAACAAAATGAAGAACGTAGTCCAAATCTCACAGAATTTACagaacattttaacaaaatgtcaTACTG ggCAAGGTCGCGCATATTAGAACAAAATGAAGCTAAAGAACGTGAACGTtatgttttaaagtttatcaaaataatgaaaagtttaagaaaaatgaacaattttaattcatatttagcTCTTTTATCTGCTTTAGATAGTGCACCAATAAGACGTCTAGAAtggcaaaaatatattaccgaAGGATTAAAAGAATACTGTGCACTAATTGATAGTTCATCAAGTTTTAGAGCTTATAGACAAGCTTTAGCTGACACAAATCCTCCTTGCATCCCTTACAT AGGATTAGTATTACAAGATTTAACATTTGTACACATCGGCAACAATGATTATAtatcagataatataataaatttttccaAAAGATGGCAACagtttaatattgttgaaaatatgaagagatttaaaaaagg atgctACAATTTCAAGAAACATGATCATATCATTGCGTTCTTTAACAATTTTGATGAGTTTCTATGTGAAGAAGCCATGTGGCAAATTAGTGAAAGCATTAAGCCTAGAGGAAGTAAAAAAActacataa